In Nostoc sp. GT001, a genomic segment contains:
- a CDS encoding retropepsin-like domain-containing protein, whose translation MDNIKYMNTTPTKRETDEMFKWLNRNRQMLLDLYKNQYIAYNANGIIAHSENLREVLALANAAKQPFLIYLVPRRTASIEILPIRFRSIARHDWQPNYSVILKHGDIESNTTMLVDSGAELSLISLKVGQDLGYALADSESTLLAETIGGRVEYVLRNVEMTIDEHNFITPVAWLQTNTGGEQLLLGREVVFDKFNIEFRQAEEQIIFTWREDLKSSKLVD comes from the coding sequence ATGGACAACATTAAATATATGAACACAACTCCCACTAAAAGAGAAACAGATGAAATGTTCAAGTGGTTAAATCGGAACCGCCAGATGTTATTAGATTTATATAAAAACCAATATATTGCTTACAATGCAAATGGAATAATTGCTCACAGCGAAAACTTACGTGAAGTTTTAGCATTAGCTAATGCTGCAAAACAGCCTTTTTTAATTTATCTAGTTCCGCGTCGCACTGCTTCCATAGAAATTTTACCAATTCGCTTTCGCAGCATCGCTCGCCATGATTGGCAACCAAATTATAGTGTTATTTTAAAACACGGAGATATAGAATCTAATACAACAATGTTAGTAGATTCTGGTGCTGAATTAAGTTTAATTTCATTAAAAGTTGGTCAAGATTTAGGCTATGCTTTGGCTGACTCTGAATCAACTTTGTTGGCAGAAACGATAGGGGGCAGAGTTGAGTACGTTTTACGTAATGTCGAAATGACAATTGATGAACACAATTTTATTACTCCTGTAGCATGGTTGCAAACCAATACAGGCGGAGAACAATTGCTTTTAGGTCGAGAAGTTGTATTTGATAAATTTAATATTGAATTTAGGCAAGCTGAGGAGCAAATTATTTTTACATGGCGTGAAGATTTGAAGTCATCAAAATTAGTGGATTAG
- a CDS encoding DUF1257 domain-containing protein, with translation MSHFSTLRTKITDAEILKASLRDLGISVKTEADVRGYNGQRVRSDIVAVLEGEYDLGWSRNGDGSFDLIADLWGVAKKHNQTELINSINQKYAVNKTLAEVKQRGLQNANVKLVLQ, from the coding sequence ATGTCTCACTTTAGCACCCTGCGTACCAAAATCACCGATGCCGAAATCCTCAAGGCTTCCTTGCGCGACCTCGGCATCAGCGTAAAGACTGAAGCTGATGTCCGTGGTTATAACGGTCAGCGTGTCCGTTCTGACATCGTTGCCGTGTTGGAAGGCGAATATGACCTCGGCTGGTCTCGCAATGGCGATGGTTCTTTTGACCTAATCGCTGACTTGTGGGGCGTTGCTAAGAAGCACAACCAAACCGAGTTGATCAACTCAATCAACCAAAAGTATGCCGTTAACAAAACTTTGGCTGAAGTAAAACAGCGCGGTCTGCAAAACGCCAATGTGAAGTTGGTATTGCAATAA
- a CDS encoding AAA family ATPase gives MNEELKILIQAQYPLIYLVTSEEERAEQAISTIAQLLKPQRRVFVWTVTHGIVEYGQPRNVTQHNTVSPEAAIEWIIRQKEPSIFILKDLHPFIDAPATNRSLRDAIASFKGMQKNIILMSPMQQVPIELEKEVVVLDFTLPDMAELNKVLTHHIEQNRGRRLTTEAREKLLRAALGLTKDEAEKVYRKAQVTKERLTEDEVDIVLSEKKQLIRRNGILEYIEEDETIDAVGGLEELKRWLKQRSNAFTERARDYGLPQPKGMLILGVPGCGKSLIAKTTSRLWGLPLLRLDMGRVYDGSMVGRSEANLRNALKTAESISPAILFIDELDKSFAGSGGSSDSDGGTSSRIFGSFLTWMQDKKSPVFVMATANRVERLPGEFLRKGRFDEIFFVDLPTPEERQDIFNIHLTKRREDISRFDLEQLAKMSDGFSGAEVEQAIVAAMYEAFAQDREFTQLDIIAALKATLPLSRTMQEQVTALRDWARQRARPAASSVAEYQRMEF, from the coding sequence ATGAACGAAGAGCTCAAAATCCTAATTCAAGCTCAATACCCTTTAATCTACCTTGTGACCTCCGAGGAAGAGCGGGCCGAGCAAGCAATTTCCACAATCGCCCAGTTATTAAAGCCCCAGCGTCGAGTATTTGTTTGGACAGTAACACACGGGATTGTTGAGTATGGTCAACCCCGGAATGTCACCCAACATAATACCGTGTCTCCAGAGGCGGCGATCGAGTGGATCATCCGGCAGAAAGAACCAAGTATATTTATTCTTAAAGATTTACATCCTTTTATAGATGCGCCTGCAACTAATAGATCGTTACGCGATGCGATCGCTAGTTTCAAAGGTATGCAAAAGAACATCATTTTGATGTCCCCAATGCAACAAGTACCTATAGAACTGGAAAAGGAAGTTGTTGTTCTCGACTTTACATTGCCAGATATGGCTGAGTTGAATAAAGTCTTAACTCACCATATAGAGCAAAATCGTGGTCGGCGGCTGACAACAGAAGCCAGAGAAAAACTTCTCAGAGCTGCTTTGGGTCTAACTAAAGATGAAGCGGAGAAAGTCTACCGTAAGGCACAGGTAACTAAAGAGCGTTTGACGGAAGATGAAGTAGACATCGTTTTATCTGAGAAAAAGCAACTAATTCGGCGCAATGGCATCTTAGAATACATTGAAGAAGATGAAACGATTGATGCTGTAGGTGGCTTAGAAGAGTTAAAAAGATGGCTCAAGCAACGCTCCAACGCTTTTACAGAAAGAGCGAGAGACTATGGTTTGCCTCAACCAAAGGGGATGTTAATTTTAGGAGTTCCCGGTTGCGGTAAGTCATTAATTGCCAAAACTACTTCCCGACTGTGGGGTTTACCACTGTTGCGGTTGGATATGGGGCGAGTTTACGACGGCTCAATGGTGGGACGAAGTGAAGCAAATCTGCGAAATGCCCTGAAAACAGCAGAATCTATTTCCCCAGCAATTTTGTTTATCGATGAATTAGATAAATCCTTTGCTGGTAGTGGAGGTTCCTCAGATTCTGATGGAGGGACTTCTAGCAGAATCTTCGGCTCCTTCCTCACATGGATGCAAGATAAGAAATCACCAGTGTTCGTGATGGCAACTGCCAACCGAGTAGAACGTTTACCTGGTGAATTCTTGAGGAAAGGACGCTTTGATGAAATTTTCTTTGTCGATCTGCCAACACCGGAAGAACGGCAAGATATTTTCAATATTCATCTGACCAAACGCCGTGAAGACATCTCTCGATTCGATCTTGAGCAACTAGCCAAGATGTCTGATGGCTTTTCTGGGGCAGAAGTTGAACAAGCGATCGTTGCGGCAATGTATGAAGCTTTTGCCCAAGATCGGGAGTTCACCCAACTAGATATTATTGCTGCACTGAAGGCAACTTTGCCGCTGTCTCGAACGATGCAAGAACAAGTAACGGCTCTGAGAGATTGGGCCAGACAGCGCGCACGCCCCGCAGCATCCTCCGTAGCTGAATATCAGCGAATGGAGTTTTAA
- a CDS encoding NAD-dependent epimerase/dehydratase family protein, translating to MKVLVIGGDGYCGWATALYLSNRGYEVGILDSLVRRHWDNELGVETLTPIALIQQRLQRWQDLTGKSIDLFIGDITNYEFLHKTLQQFQPNALVHFGEQRSAPFSMIDREHAVVTQVNNVVGTLNLLYAMREDFPDCHLVKLGTMGEYGTPNIDIEEGYITIEHNGRKDTLPYPKQPGSMYHLSKVHDSHNIHFACRIWGLRATDLNQGIVYGVLTEETGIDELLINRLDYDGVFGTALNRFCIQAAIGHPLTVYGKGGQTRGFLDIRDTVRCVELAIANPAEAGEFRVFNQFTEQFSVGELALMVKKAGNAIGLNVEINHLDNPRVEKEEHYFNAKNTKLLDLGLQPHLLSDSLLDSLLNFAIKYQTRVDHKQILPKVSWHRN from the coding sequence ATGAAAGTCCTGGTTATTGGTGGTGATGGATATTGCGGTTGGGCAACTGCTCTTTACCTTTCCAATCGAGGTTATGAAGTTGGAATTCTAGATAGTTTGGTGCGGCGGCACTGGGATAATGAACTTGGTGTCGAAACTCTCACTCCGATCGCACTAATTCAACAACGTCTCCAGCGCTGGCAAGATTTGACAGGTAAATCGATCGACTTGTTCATCGGCGATATTACGAATTACGAGTTTCTCCATAAAACATTACAGCAATTTCAGCCAAATGCTCTGGTGCATTTTGGCGAACAGCGTTCGGCCCCATTTTCCATGATTGACCGAGAACACGCAGTTGTTACCCAGGTCAATAATGTAGTTGGTACGTTGAACTTGCTGTACGCCATGCGGGAAGATTTCCCCGACTGTCATTTGGTGAAGCTGGGAACGATGGGCGAATACGGTACACCCAATATTGACATCGAAGAAGGGTATATAACCATTGAACACAATGGACGCAAGGATACCCTACCTTATCCCAAGCAGCCCGGTTCGATGTACCACTTAAGCAAAGTCCATGATAGTCATAACATCCACTTTGCTTGCCGGATTTGGGGATTGCGGGCAACTGATTTAAATCAAGGTATAGTTTATGGCGTTTTAACCGAAGAAACGGGGATAGACGAACTATTGATTAATCGGCTGGATTACGATGGTGTGTTTGGTACTGCACTGAACCGCTTTTGTATTCAAGCAGCAATTGGACATCCGTTAACTGTCTACGGTAAAGGTGGACAAACTCGCGGATTTTTGGATATTCGGGATACAGTCAGATGTGTAGAATTAGCGATCGCTAATCCTGCCGAAGCTGGTGAATTCCGCGTATTTAATCAATTTACCGAACAATTCAGCGTTGGCGAATTGGCATTGATGGTGAAAAAAGCTGGTAACGCTATCGGATTGAACGTAGAAATCAATCATTTAGATAATCCCAGAGTCGAGAAGGAAGAACATTACTTCAACGCTAAAAATACAAAATTGCTTGATTTAGGTTTGCAGCCTCACCTGCTCTCTGATTCTCTCCTCGATTCTCTGTTAAACTTTGCCATCAAGTATCAGACACGAGTAGATCACAAACAAATTCTGCCTAAAGTCTCTTGGCACAGAAATTAA
- a CDS encoding glycosyltransferase family 1 protein — protein MRIALFTETFLPKVDGIVTRLRHTVDHLQRSGNQVLVIAPDGGITEHKGAKVYGVSGFPLPLYPELKMALPRPAIGYTLEEFKPDVIHVVNPAVLGLSGIFYSKILKIPLVASYHTHLPQYLQHYGLGMLEGFLWELLKGAHNQAALNLCTSTAMVEELTAHGIERVDLWQRGVDTELFHPDLANVEMRSHLSQNHPESPLLLYVGRLSAEKEIERIKPILEAIPQARLALVGDGPHRQALQKHFAGTNTYFVGYLMGQELGSAFASADAFIFPSRTETLGLVLLEAMAAGCPVVAARSGGIPDIVTDGVNGYLFEPTADIQGALAATVRLLEQKQQRDTIRQNARQEAESWGWAAATRQLQDYYQKVIFSEQLAQSESRK, from the coding sequence ATGAGAATTGCCCTATTTACCGAAACCTTTTTACCCAAGGTTGACGGCATTGTAACGCGCCTGCGCCATACTGTCGATCATCTCCAGCGCAGCGGTAATCAGGTATTGGTGATTGCCCCTGATGGAGGCATCACAGAACACAAAGGCGCTAAAGTTTACGGCGTTAGTGGCTTTCCTCTGCCATTGTATCCAGAATTAAAAATGGCATTACCCCGCCCAGCCATTGGTTACACTTTAGAAGAGTTTAAGCCAGATGTTATTCATGTCGTGAATCCAGCCGTTTTGGGTTTGTCTGGTATATTTTATAGCAAAATCCTCAAAATCCCCTTGGTGGCTTCTTATCATACCCATTTACCCCAATATCTCCAGCATTACGGCTTGGGGATGCTGGAAGGTTTTCTTTGGGAACTACTGAAAGGCGCTCATAATCAAGCAGCTTTAAATCTGTGTACCTCCACAGCAATGGTGGAGGAATTAACAGCGCATGGTATTGAACGTGTAGATTTATGGCAGCGTGGGGTAGATACAGAATTATTTCACCCCGATTTAGCTAATGTAGAGATGCGATCGCATTTATCACAAAATCATCCAGAAAGTCCATTGCTACTTTACGTTGGACGGCTTTCCGCTGAAAAAGAAATTGAGCGCATCAAACCAATCTTAGAAGCAATTCCCCAAGCGCGATTGGCATTGGTTGGCGATGGGCCGCACCGTCAAGCATTGCAAAAACACTTTGCTGGCACAAATACTTATTTTGTTGGCTATCTTATGGGGCAAGAGTTAGGTTCTGCCTTTGCGAGTGCTGATGCCTTCATCTTTCCTTCCCGTACAGAAACACTAGGCTTAGTGCTACTAGAAGCGATGGCTGCTGGCTGTCCCGTGGTAGCAGCCCGTTCCGGGGGAATTCCTGATATTGTGACAGATGGCGTAAATGGATATCTTTTTGAGCCAACAGCAGATATTCAAGGAGCATTAGCTGCTACTGTTCGACTCTTAGAACAAAAACAACAACGAGACACCATCCGTCAAAATGCCCGCCAGGAAGCAGAAAGTTGGGGTTGGGCAGCTGCCACCAGACAGCTACAAGATTACTATCAAAAGGTGATATTTTCTGAACAGTTGGCACAATCGGAGAGTAGGAAGTAG
- a CDS encoding adenylate/guanylate cyclase domain-containing protein: MTLPNSGSVLATLTELTQVNRAHALLRRVKDLSVNEFVCLLDFITAEFQQFLRAIELINNEALETMLEKVLEAITLKIGQILQAEHTAIFLVDYDKGQLWSKVPQDNSQKFLEIRTPITVGIPGHVASTGQYLNISETYTHPLFSPELEKQMGYKIRNLLCMPVISSKNQTVAVVQLANKTGNVPFNHDDEERFRDFAASIGIILESCQSFYVAARNQRGATALLRATQTLGQSLDLEATLQIVMEQARILMQADRSTLFLYRKELNELSTKVAVAADGTNLIEIRIPANRGIAGYVASTGEALNISDVYKDPRFDPTIDKKTGYITRNILCLPVFNSANELIGVTQLINKQQSSFTASDEEFMRAFNNQAGIALENARLFENVLLEKQYQKDILQSLSDAVISTDMAGQIVTINDAALELLGCPIGDANSKNNKLLWEQNLIGRLVWEVVPIENLQMRLEDSLKTGAKHYVPEQSLILGVHQVMNEELGVKSETQYLAFSTYHSILALCDRTNPDIFIPWNQPLTPQSEFLTSHEVQTLERNINLTVNPLTNPEGGVRGGLVVLEDITQEKRMKTTMSRYLTPHVAEQVMALGEDALMVGERKEVTILFSDIRGYTTLTENLGAAEVVLLLNQYFETMVEAVFNHEGTLDKFIGDALMAVFGAPLPLTENHAWRAIQSALDMRRRLEEFNQRRIIQAQPQIRIGIGISSGDVVSGNIGSRKRMDYTVIGDGVNLSSRLETVTKDYGCDIILSEFTYQLCSDRIWVRQLDKIRVKGKHQAVNIYELIGDRTTELDANTQEFLFHYHTGRAAYLSRNFSQAIACFESAKSIQPQDQAVDIHLERARNYQQTPPPESWDGIWTMLTK, encoded by the coding sequence ATGACACTCCCCAACTCAGGCAGCGTCTTGGCTACATTAACTGAACTAACTCAAGTTAATCGTGCTCATGCCCTACTGCGTCGCGTCAAAGACTTATCTGTTAATGAATTTGTTTGCTTACTCGACTTTATAACTGCTGAGTTCCAGCAATTTTTGAGAGCTATTGAACTAATCAATAATGAAGCTCTAGAAACTATGTTGGAGAAAGTATTAGAAGCTATCACACTCAAAATTGGTCAAATTCTCCAAGCAGAACATACAGCCATTTTTTTAGTTGATTATGACAAAGGTCAACTGTGGTCAAAAGTTCCTCAAGATAATAGCCAAAAATTCTTAGAAATTCGTACTCCCATTACCGTGGGTATCCCTGGACATGTTGCTAGTACAGGTCAATATCTCAATATATCTGAAACTTATACTCATCCCCTATTTAGCCCAGAACTTGAAAAACAAATGGGCTACAAAATCCGTAATCTTTTATGTATGCCCGTTATCAGTAGCAAAAACCAGACTGTAGCGGTAGTGCAACTAGCTAATAAAACCGGGAATGTTCCGTTTAATCATGATGATGAAGAACGTTTTCGAGACTTTGCGGCTTCAATTGGTATTATCTTGGAAAGCTGCCAATCTTTTTATGTAGCGGCTCGTAATCAAAGAGGCGCAACGGCTTTGTTGCGGGCAACTCAGACACTGGGGCAAAGTTTAGATTTAGAAGCAACTTTGCAGATAGTCATGGAACAAGCCCGAATTTTAATGCAAGCAGACCGCAGTACACTGTTTTTATATCGTAAAGAGCTAAACGAACTCTCGACGAAAGTTGCAGTGGCAGCAGATGGCACAAACTTGATAGAAATTCGCATTCCTGCTAATCGTGGCATTGCTGGATATGTAGCTTCCACTGGTGAAGCCTTAAATATTTCTGATGTTTATAAAGACCCCCGCTTTGACCCGACTATAGATAAAAAAACTGGTTATATAACTCGCAATATCCTATGTTTACCAGTATTTAATTCTGCAAATGAATTGATTGGCGTTACACAATTAATTAATAAGCAACAAAGTAGTTTTACTGCTTCTGATGAAGAGTTTATGCGGGCTTTTAATAATCAGGCAGGAATTGCCTTAGAAAATGCTCGGCTGTTTGAAAATGTGCTGTTAGAAAAACAGTATCAAAAAGATATTTTACAAAGTCTGTCAGATGCTGTGATTTCTACAGATATGGCGGGACAGATTGTCACGATTAATGATGCAGCCCTAGAGTTGCTGGGTTGTCCGATAGGAGACGCTAATAGTAAAAACAACAAACTTTTGTGGGAACAAAATTTGATTGGTCGCCTAGTTTGGGAAGTTGTGCCAATTGAAAATCTCCAAATGCGACTAGAAGATAGTCTCAAAACTGGAGCTAAACATTATGTGCCAGAGCAAAGTTTGATACTGGGAGTACATCAAGTTATGAATGAGGAGTTAGGAGTTAAAAGTGAAACTCAATACTTAGCATTCAGTACTTATCACTCGATTTTAGCATTGTGCGATCGCACTAACCCCGATATTTTTATTCCCTGGAATCAACCTCTGACTCCCCAATCTGAGTTTCTCACTTCTCATGAGGTACAAACATTAGAGCGCAATATCAATCTTACTGTTAATCCCCTGACTAACCCAGAAGGCGGTGTACGTGGTGGTTTGGTGGTTTTAGAAGACATTACTCAGGAAAAACGGATGAAAACTACCATGTCCCGCTATCTGACACCCCATGTCGCTGAACAAGTTATGGCATTGGGGGAAGATGCTTTAATGGTAGGTGAACGGAAGGAAGTAACTATCTTGTTTTCTGATATCCGTGGCTACACAACACTTACAGAAAATCTCGGTGCAGCTGAAGTGGTATTGCTGCTCAATCAGTATTTTGAAACGATGGTAGAGGCGGTTTTTAACCACGAAGGCACTCTCGATAAATTTATTGGTGATGCCTTAATGGCGGTATTTGGTGCGCCGCTACCATTGACAGAAAATCATGCTTGGAGGGCTATACAGTCAGCGTTAGATATGAGACGCCGCTTAGAAGAATTTAACCAACGGCGAATTATCCAGGCACAGCCGCAAATTCGTATTGGCATTGGGATTAGTTCTGGGGATGTGGTTTCGGGTAATATTGGTTCTCGCAAACGGATGGATTACACCGTAATTGGAGATGGTGTAAATTTAAGTTCGCGCTTGGAAACGGTAACTAAAGATTATGGTTGTGATATTATTTTAAGTGAATTTACTTACCAACTGTGCAGCGATCGCATTTGGGTGCGCCAGTTAGATAAAATCCGCGTCAAAGGGAAACACCAGGCCGTGAATATCTACGAGTTAATTGGCGATCGCACTACTGAGTTAGATGCCAACACTCAAGAGTTTTTGTTTCACTATCATACTGGACGCGCTGCTTATTTATCGCGCAACTTTTCACAAGCCATCGCTTGTTTCGAGTCCGCCAAATCTATCCAACCTCAAGACCAAGCTGTTGATATCCACCTAGAGCGTGCGCGTAATTATCAACAAACGCCGCCCCCAGAGTCCTGGGATGGTATTTGGACAATGCTTACTAAGTAG
- the purC gene encoding phosphoribosylaminoimidazolesuccinocarboxamide synthase, with protein MSVNSKLYEGKAKILYTTDDPEVLLADFKDDATAFNAQKRGNIQGKGKINCSISSQLFKQLEAYGIKTHFIDSPAPNQMRVRAVKILPLEVVIRNIAAGSLCQQTGLPVGTILKQPLVEFYYKNDQLGDPLLTRDRLYLLELATAEQVDAITHLALQINEFLNNFWQRCGITLVDFKLEFGLDSQQQLLLADEISPDTCRLWDTAEKDSNRRVMDKDRFRRDLGNVEDAYQEVLQRVLKAVETTS; from the coding sequence ATGTCTGTTAATTCCAAATTATACGAAGGCAAAGCAAAAATTCTTTATACAACGGACGATCCAGAAGTCTTGTTGGCTGATTTTAAGGACGATGCCACGGCGTTTAACGCCCAAAAGCGTGGCAACATCCAAGGGAAAGGAAAAATTAATTGTAGCATTTCCAGCCAGCTTTTTAAACAGTTGGAGGCTTATGGTATAAAGACTCACTTTATCGATAGTCCTGCCCCAAATCAAATGCGGGTGAGGGCAGTAAAGATTTTACCCTTAGAAGTGGTGATCAGAAATATTGCTGCTGGCAGTTTGTGTCAGCAAACAGGTTTACCAGTGGGTACAATTCTGAAACAGCCTTTGGTTGAGTTCTATTATAAAAACGATCAATTAGGAGATCCTTTGTTGACACGCGATCGCCTGTACCTGCTAGAACTAGCGACTGCGGAACAAGTAGACGCAATTACCCATCTAGCATTGCAAATCAATGAATTTCTCAATAACTTTTGGCAGCGGTGTGGCATTACCCTAGTAGACTTCAAACTAGAGTTTGGTTTGGACTCACAACAGCAGTTGCTCTTGGCAGATGAAATTAGCCCCGACACCTGCCGTTTGTGGGATACCGCAGAAAAAGACTCAAACCGCAGGGTAATGGACAAAGATCGCTTTCGCCGAGACTTAGGAAATGTAGAGGATGCCTACCAGGAGGTCTTACAAAGAGTGCTAAAAGCAGTAGAAACTACAAGTTAA
- a CDS encoding BamA/TamA family outer membrane protein → MRLSPVLLAAVAIAAPLGGSLSANAETANSSKQTTEVLTLETNQQPEKDTGQVNSSKSLESRPKSTGVIEAERTQSRVVAIYPANPAASATSEVIVPTSTTPTTAQTPEINPSPTQQPSPAPDIPPPEIQQPTPSPTPETTPVPENVNPPTTEPLLPTTPEPSTAPEISPPASQERTPAPFPGTTPSPQNVNPPTTPGNTQPNTAPEANDPRVLVSEVVVRSQTGQLLPELENQVYRVIRTQPGQTTTRSQLQEDINAIFGTGFFSNVQAAPEDTPLGVRVSFVVQPNPVLSKVEVQANPGTGVASVLPANTVDEVFKEQYGKILNLRDLQEGIKQLNKRYQDKGYVLANVIGAPQVSESGVVTLQVAEGVVENIRVRFRNKDGQETDEKGQPIRGRTQEYIITREVELKPGQVFNRNTVQKDLQRVYGLGLFEDVNVSLDPGTDPSKVDVVVNVAERSSGSIAAGAGISSASGLFGTVSYQQQNLNGRNQKLGTEIQVGERELLFDLRFTDPWIAGDPYRTSYTTNIFRRSSISLIFDGKDEDIRTFNPGNPTDVDSQDRPRILRVGGGVTFTRPLSANPYKTSVWTASAGLQYQRVSARDSDGNLRKTGAVFDDDTGNRLSDEIPLTLSSSGQDDLLLLQVGAQRDLRNNPLQPTSGSYLRFGVDQSVPVGLGNIFLTRLRGSYSQYLPIKLISLSKGAQTLAFNLQAGTILGDLPPYEAFTLGGSNSVRGYEEGALGSGRSYVQASVEYRFPVFSVVSGALFFDLGSDLGTSTRAAEVLNKNGSGYGYGLGVRVQSPLGPIRIDYGINDDGDSRINFGIGERF, encoded by the coding sequence ATGCGTTTATCTCCCGTATTGCTGGCAGCAGTAGCAATTGCAGCCCCTTTGGGTGGCTCATTGAGTGCAAATGCAGAAACCGCCAACAGTTCAAAACAGACAACAGAAGTTTTGACACTAGAAACAAATCAGCAGCCAGAAAAGGACACTGGTCAGGTTAACTCTAGTAAAAGTCTAGAATCTCGACCTAAATCCACAGGAGTTATAGAGGCGGAGCGTACCCAATCCCGCGTCGTTGCAATTTACCCTGCCAACCCAGCAGCGAGCGCAACCTCAGAGGTAATTGTGCCAACTTCCACAACGCCAACAACTGCACAAACCCCTGAAATCAATCCCAGCCCTACTCAACAGCCGTCTCCGGCTCCAGATATTCCACCGCCAGAAATTCAACAACCAACGCCTTCCCCAACTCCTGAGACCACTCCAGTCCCAGAAAATGTCAATCCACCGACAACGGAACCTTTATTACCCACAACTCCAGAACCATCAACCGCTCCAGAAATTTCCCCCCCAGCTAGTCAAGAAAGAACACCTGCGCCATTCCCAGGCACTACTCCCAGTCCCCAGAATGTTAACCCACCGACAACTCCAGGTAATACTCAACCCAACACAGCCCCAGAAGCCAATGACCCCCGCGTACTGGTATCGGAAGTAGTAGTTAGATCCCAGACTGGCCAACTATTACCAGAACTGGAAAACCAAGTTTATAGAGTAATTCGTACCCAACCAGGACAAACGACCACCCGCAGCCAACTCCAAGAAGATATTAACGCCATCTTTGGTACTGGCTTCTTCTCCAACGTCCAAGCAGCGCCAGAAGATACCCCCTTGGGAGTGCGGGTGAGCTTTGTTGTCCAGCCTAACCCCGTTCTCAGTAAAGTAGAAGTGCAAGCCAATCCTGGCACTGGTGTTGCTTCTGTACTCCCAGCTAATACTGTGGATGAAGTCTTTAAGGAGCAGTATGGCAAAATCCTCAACTTGCGTGACTTGCAAGAAGGCATCAAGCAGTTAAACAAGCGGTATCAAGACAAAGGTTACGTACTAGCTAACGTAATTGGAGCGCCACAAGTTTCTGAAAGCGGAGTTGTTACCTTACAAGTAGCAGAAGGGGTAGTAGAAAACATTAGAGTCCGGTTCCGCAATAAAGATGGTCAGGAAACAGACGAAAAGGGACAACCAATTCGCGGACGGACACAGGAGTACATCATTACCAGAGAAGTTGAGTTGAAGCCAGGACAAGTATTCAATCGCAACACAGTGCAAAAAGACCTACAGCGCGTGTATGGATTAGGACTGTTTGAAGATGTGAATGTGTCCCTTGACCCTGGTACTGATCCCAGCAAGGTGGATGTAGTAGTAAATGTAGCTGAACGCAGTAGCGGTTCTATTGCTGCTGGGGCAGGGATTAGCTCTGCTAGCGGACTTTTTGGAACAGTTAGCTATCAACAGCAAAACCTGAACGGTAGGAACCAAAAACTGGGGACAGAAATACAGGTAGGAGAACGAGAGCTGCTGTTTGACTTGCGGTTTACCGACCCCTGGATCGCAGGAGATCCTTACCGGACTTCCTACACAACCAATATTTTCCGTCGCAGTTCTATTTCGTTGATTTTCGATGGTAAAGATGAAGACATTAGGACGTTTAATCCTGGTAATCCCACTGATGTAGATTCTCAGGATCGCCCCCGCATTCTCCGTGTAGGTGGCGGTGTCACCTTTACCCGTCCCTTGTCTGCCAATCCTTATAAAACTTCTGTCTGGACTGCCTCAGCGGGCTTACAGTATCAACGAGTTTCCGCCCGTGATAGTGATGGCAATCTGAGAAAAACAGGAGCGGTATTTGATGATGATACTGGAAACCGCCTGAGTGATGAAATTCCACTGACCCTCTCTAGCAGCGGTCAAGACGATTTACTACTGTTACAAGTGGGGGCACAGCGCGATCTCCGTAATAACCCCTTGCAACCCACTAGTGGTTCTTATCTCCGCTTTGGAGTCGATCAGTCAGTCCCTGTGGGGCTAGGCAACATCTTCCTCACCAGATTGCGGGGTAGCTACAGCCAATATTTACCCATTAAGCTGATTAGCCTCAGCAAAGGGGCACAAACCTTAGCATTTAACTTGCAAGCAGGAACTATCCTCGGTGACTTGCCTCCCTACGAAGCTTTTACCCTTGGGGGTAGCAACTCCGTTCGGGGTTATGAAGAAGGAGCATTAGGTAGTGGACGCTCTTATGTGCAAGCATCAGTTGAGTATCGGTTTCCAGTTTTTTCAGTAGTTAGCGGCGCACTATTTTTTGATCTCGGTAGTGACCTGGGAACTAGTACTAGGGCTGCTGAAGTGTTGAACAAAAATGGCAGTGGCTATGGTTATGGTCTTGGCGTTCGCGTCCAGTCTCCACTGGGGCCGATTCGGATTGATTACGGTATCAACGATGATGGTGATAGCCGGATTAATTTCGGTATTGGCGAAAGATTTTAA